The following are encoded together in the Mycolicibacterium arabiense genome:
- a CDS encoding DUF402 domain-containing protein, translating to MHPPKRETFDVRHRTNTDPKGIVRDVEVYTVTPWGLYMARPAPGRAQFHYLESWLLPSLDLRATVFHFNPGYERDQDLYLDVGRISVDGDVWRTEDHYLDLVVRTGRGVELVDADELVAAVCGGLLDQETADRAIHTAVATVDGLARHGYDLDRWLDQREMVLTWRSA from the coding sequence ATCCATCCACCCAAACGAGAGACCTTCGACGTACGGCACCGCACCAACACCGACCCGAAGGGCATCGTGCGTGACGTCGAGGTCTACACCGTCACCCCGTGGGGCCTGTACATGGCCCGCCCGGCTCCCGGCCGGGCGCAGTTCCACTACCTGGAGTCATGGTTGCTGCCGAGTCTCGACCTGCGGGCGACGGTGTTCCACTTCAATCCGGGCTACGAGCGCGACCAGGACCTCTACCTGGACGTGGGCCGGATCTCGGTCGACGGGGACGTGTGGCGCACCGAGGATCACTACCTGGACCTCGTCGTACGAACCGGGCGCGGCGTCGAACTGGTCGATGCCGACGAACTGGTGGCCGCCGTGTGCGGCGGGCTGCTCGACCAGGAAACGGCGGACCGGGCAATCCACACGGCGGTCGCGACTGTCGACGGTCTCGCCCGGCACGGCTATGACCTGGACCGGTGGCTTGATCAGCGTGAAATGGTCCTCACGTGGCGCTCGGCGTAA